AACTcagaagaaaaatgttcaacCATCGAATTGTACAGAGAATGCTAATAGACTATCTAATTCAATGGATAACaataagaattttcattgtcAAGTGGCACagaataatgataatgaaaccGATGATACATTGTTCaatgaatatgtaaataataatggtAGGAAATCAAATTGTAACAACATGCCAAAGATTAGTCAAAATATAAACAGAAGTGGACAATCAAAACATAATTGCAAGAGACGTGACATGACAAGGCAAGATGCGTTAAGAATTTATAAGAAGTATATTGTTAAAGATACTCTGGGCATAAATCAAATTCCTGAAGATATTAAGACGGAGATGGAGAAAGCTCTGACTTGTGAAAATATTGAGTCTATGTTGTGGTGCCTATCAGCTGTTCAAGACATTGTATACAATATATTAGAAAATGAGTGAGTATAGAGTTAGAAGTGTATAAAAATTTTTGCTGAACGATCAcgtaattcaaatttaaatattctctcTTTCAGGCACATTAATGACTTTTTGAGAAGTGAATTTAACTGCAAACATCAGATTGATGTTCTTACAAGTGGCAACGTACAATTAACAGATATATTGTACAATGAAActgcattcttttattttatggaGGTAGAGTTTCTATTGcacatttctttatattttgtaCTTTCATAATGGATCGAAATATATTTCAGTTCATGGAACTCGAAAATAAACGCGAGTTATTAGACTTTTGGATGTCTGCTATCAATTACAAACAAAACTTGTTGGAAAAAAAGGATGCAGCGAATCCTGAGGAAGCCCAAACTGATGCACTGATCATTTATGACAAGTATTTTAGTCTCCAAGCGACGATGTCGCTTGGTTTCAGTGATATAATTCGCTTTCAAGTAGAGCAAAATATTTGTCATGAAGATGGGGAGGGACCACGACCAGACTGTTTTGATAAGCcttgtaaaattgtatataatcttttaaataagGTACAAGTAAATCCTGATATTACTCAAAACATTACAGTTCTTTTCTGATTGATATTAAAGACTAATAAAACACTGATAAAGCTTTAACAACTCAACATTGAGATAACATTGTACTTTTTCCAGCATTATCTACCTACCTTCTTATCATCGCAGCTATATTACAAATACTTGTCAGAGTTGATCAATACTATACAGAGTAGTTCATGCTCGAGTTTACACCCTAGAATAAAAAGAGCAGGTTTGCATGCCTTTACTATAcagtttacttatttttattacatataaaatgatGTAACATAATTATTTCTGATAATTTTAGGTTCAGATTGTAGTAGCGAAGTGAGTTCCATTAGTATTAATATGCAAGGTTCCCTGCAGGCAGGGAATGAAGGAAGATCGGGTAACAACAAAAAAAACATCAGCAGTGGTATGAACATCGACACTAGACAACTTTATGATCCTGATTCCTTATGGAAACGTAATAAATATAGGTAATTGGGATATTAAAATCTTttttaatgaacattttaattgaTATCTTATTCAACTTATAGTTTAAGCGTCGGTTATATCGATGCCTTAGGAAGGTTTATAACTGAAATAGAACCAGATCCTCAAAGAAAATGTGGTAAGTGGTTTTTGGAAATCATGTTGACAATTTAAGTCGAATGGAAATAGTAGTAATAGacgaaataattttagaatcaCGATTAACACGTGCTGTGAAAAGGCTTGTAAATATGGAGCAAGACAAGGTGAGCTTCATAACACATTTATTCTATCGATCAAAAGTTTGAGATTATTTATAGCATTCAAATGTTTCTATATACAGATGTATACATAAACTACAATATATATTCAGAAATATAAGTTTCCTTTGCATGAAGTAGTCCCAAGCTTTTAAGCGATAATACATCTACAACATAAGTTCGAATCTTTTCTGaagattaaataattactaattaaagtaataattttaataaagaaccTATTTTGCAGAAGTACCATTAAATGCATGATTTAATTGAACGTTTTGAATACTTGCTTTGAAACTATAACGAATGAATATAATTAGGCTAAAGAAGAATTAGCATGGAAGATCGCCGAGATGATCGTTCGTGAAATAACATCATTGACCCTAGGAGCATCGAATTTTTCATCCTGATGGCAGACACTGCATTGGACATCGATTTCTTTCTTTGTATGATATACTTCACCCTTTAAATTCTTGAAGGTAAATAccttgtttaatataatttcttaattgcATATACTTTGCTAAAGTGCCAAATCGAacgagataaataatattttattacatttaagaAGAAAATTTAGGGAACATAATTACGTTCATGTTTGTCAATTTTCGCAATTTTTTATTGCCACTATATTTTGCGTATATTATATGGCGCAAACGATCCGTGCATTTAAAGTAGAatctattgtaaaattataattatgattaacatagaattaataagtaaaaaatattgattttttgcaCTTAAAAAATTAATCCTTTGTTGCAAGATCATTGTGATATCGTTATCGGATCTTTTACACTCCTgcataataaattatcaaatttatcatcctattttcctttttaaacaAGTAAACTAGTTTATGAACTTGCTAATAGTAGTAAAAGAATGTTTAGTATTACTCTTGACATGCTcttgaatttatgaaaaatgtagTGACGATTTGTAAAAACGAGGAcgataattttatacatattttttactttcatGAGATTACTAAAATATCCATTTTTCTTGTAAGATATGCGCTGTTTTTTTGAATGATATTAAGATTATAGTAAGGTGGACAAAGCATGATGCTTTGTATTTAATCATTGTGctaattttttaaacagttgACTGCCAAGTATTGTTACAGTTTATTGAGTTCTATGCATATagtgtttttcattaaaataaaagaaagactAAGAATATGTGAATGACAAAATTTAGGATATATCGCTAAGAGATGTGATTGGAATGTAGTGTATATATGGTTGAAAATGTTATGAACAAAGTAGACTTTGGGTTATAAATGgaacaatttaatttataatggaACAGATTTCATAAATTATCAGTAACTGTAAGCCACAAATTTAAGCCCTCTATGTTCTGTATTGCAGTAGTAAAAAAGAATGATTACATTTTACTAACAAATGATTTGACCTTGAAAGTAAATTCTTCCAGGTAACCCTTATGTTAGACATCAACTTGGCAGTATTTACCCTAATTTACTGTATGTAGAGTATGTAAGCGATGTAAAAAGAAGCGTGAACATTCATTTCGTTATTATACAGTCACAGaatctttatatattattagtcTTATAAAGTTAGTACTAATAGATCAAATAACTTAGCTTTACtcaaagattattttattaaaattcaatctatTTTTAACACTGAtattagaagaagaaaaaaagtggATGATAACATTTTAGAATAACGATTTAGATTTAAATGTGTAAGATATGAGACATAGTCcaagattaatgttaaattattggTCAATAATCTCCAATGGTGCACATTTTTTCTTTCGCGAAAACAAGCGAACGATAAAAGTATTgggttgaattataaataatttttgtttttctttttttagtttATTCTAATCTAATACTCGcgatataatgaatatttatgtatttttataattatttgagaaattttCTTTGTATCTGTCAGAAGTTATTTATAACTCAGTTCAATAGTTTGATcttcgttattttcatttagCAGGTCTGCACAGTAATTGATTCATTTGTACAGATTAAAACCTTTTCTACACTGTGTATTTCTTTGTTACGCTTCGTATTCAGAATTAAATCATCGTCGTATTTACATAGAATTTTTGGTGCTAACACAGAAGAGATCACTGCTCGAAAAATTAGTTGACattatttgtaaaaacaagatGTGTGATGTCGTGGGTAATGTGAAAATCTACGAACACTTGTTACTAGTAATGTACataaaaactttttttattaaagtcAGAGATCTTGTACGAATAAAAgtctgttaattaaaaaaagaaaaaaacaaacaacaaaaaaaaacaagagaACAGATCGAGATATGTGTTTCAAGATTCTACATGCACTATTTTCTGAGATACACATATTTTTTAGAGGTGCTCCTTATTAACCATAACAAAGTGACTGTCGTaacgataaatttttaaattgtgatgtccgttatatttatatattatatatattcatgcAAATCTGAGTGCTTCAAGTTGAAtagtttgtaatttataaacagCCTAAGAAACACTAGATgtacaaaacaaaagaaagctAAATTGATTAAACAATAGTATTGTATATACTTGTTCTCCTTACATGTGTAGAAAATAAAGCCTCTTGTATATATAACAAGTAACAAATCTGCTTATCAAAGAAAAGTACTTtacattacaaaaaaaaatattttttccagtaaagctttatattgtacaataattcCTGAAGGAATCTATTCAGAGAATACTTTTCTGGGAAACTATTAATACTccttatgtttataaaattactttttaaaaaattcattgtgTTACACATACAATTcctatatttacaaattttctatcCAGGTTATGCCACTATGttttattagtaaaaataagaaaatagcgtttcatatattaatatcttattaataaatattcagaaatatcaATAACCTTGATCTTAACATGATACAGGAGAAGAATAACTGGgcaatgataattttatatgtgTGAATTAGTTTCATGTCGACGTTGATACATGTAACATTTGTTgtgtttgaattattattgattcCTTATTTCAGTATTGTTTTCTTGTTTCTACTAATACAACATTTTGGCAAATCTTCATCAGAAAAtctcaaaatattttgtatatttagcGTTATCCTtgtcaaatttctttatattgcAAGATGACGATTGAGCATATTACAAACATATAACtccgtttaaaaataatatataaggcACTCCgtaaattcaatttatcacAGTTttcaaaacgaagaagaaccgTTTATGCTCGTGTGAGGAGGGCATCCGAATTTTGGATCCAGTAATGGTGAAGATTCAGTTAATCGTACACCAGTGTCTGTTTTTGTTATCTGACTTATATTAAAGCTGCCTAACTTTTGGCAGCATTCTAACCGAAACTTTTCTCTTTTGCCCCATCGCTTATATACGAGTGCGTTGAAAAACGCTTGTAAAGGATTTGTAACAGCCTGTAAATTAaaagtttcttaattaaatttaaatattaatactgtaaGATATACATACCATTATATACCACAGAGTTATAATGGTTTTAATTGGCAATTGGAACCATAAAGTCCATAATAAGATACCATTGATCAAATTTGGCAACCAGCACACATAATATACTACATTAGTCAACGCAAACTTAAGCCTTATTGTTTGCACCAATTTTCTTTCCCTGCCTGTTATTTGAGCCAGACTGCAAGTAACTGCAGTTTGGAGATCTCGCGTCGACGCAAAATATAGTACAGGATTAACAATCATAACTACCGCTAATAATAcataggtagcgcaataatttGGTAATATACGTAGTATGGCAGTGGATAAAGAGGTCAGATTGTGGCagctaaaaaaatatattaaaatttattatgtgGAAAAagcattgtaatatttttaattgaacagGTGGACTAACTTTGCATCTGGTATATATAAAATTGCCAAACCAAATGTTGTAAGAATTGCTGGACATATCCACGCAAATGCATGGTAACATGTTGGATGTCCGGATCTATCGCCAAGCAATAACTTCATATCTATGGCATAGCATAATGTCCAGATCCATGTtgccatataaaaatattgtgtcCAAGCCTataaatgcaatataataaatataatgtaaagaTTAATTATAATAGGAAAGAAATTAATCTCTTAATAATAATGACCGATGAAAGTGCACAGAAAACGACACTGGAAGTATCATCCTCCATTGGCATTATAGATTTGAAGTTCATCCAAAGTGCTGATCTTATGAATACACCTAAAAAGAAATACAATCAATTTTATGAtttggtaattattatttatgagtaATACATGAAACTGATTCttcaaatattgtaatgaatattattattttaataacattgaacttctcttttaaatttatttattatggtaTAAGTATATGATTACAAGACGGAGATTATTATTACAAGAAGTAATGGGGACATACCTAACGAAGCTAAAAGGTCAGCAATCGCAAGCCATATAATAATCTCTCGTCCTCTGGAGGAAGAGAAATTTTGCCATCGGTGAGGCAGATTAGATTCTTCTTTTGGTATTATCTAGGACAGAACTGTCTTAGCCTATTGAAGGAAGAAAAGAACACTTTTTTCTTACCTGATATACTGCACCCAGGATTCCTACCATGGATGAGAGCATGCatacagtattgtatatatCCGTGTTGAATTCTTGCATAACTACAATAGCCATATCTGTTCTATTTGAGTGATGACAGCAGAACGTTTGTATTGTTGGATCAGCcatattatgtttaattttgATTTCTTGAACATTGATTCAAGGGATGATAAGAAAAAAAACTATCGGTGATAAGataatttaatacttaattCGTAGACTGTTTAATGTCGTAGGTTTAGGGCATGTAAATCGGAGACACGAATTCACCATCGACGGAATTGCATCTTTCTACGATTCTTGCAACATATTAATAAGGTCCCATTCATTTTTATCTCAAAGCGAAGCCGTATGCGGCTTCCGGCGCATCCGTCTTGACGCCATACCTAATTTTTCACTCTTTAATCTGTTTTCTTGTACTTATCTTTCATTGGTAATATAAACTTCTTACAACTGATTATCCAACTTTGAAGCTACTAATCAATTCATATTGAATACTTGCCCGTAGATGGCGCCACTAGTTACTGTGTCTGTCCTTTTTGCACATATATACACCTGTCCATATCTTACTCATTACGAGGTAGGGAAAACACTCGATTTTGCCTTATACCTCACTATCGCATTTACGGCTGCTTTCCCATACACATAATGCTGCTCCTTGCTATCTGCAACCGGTGTCACACAGATGTAAGTTCGCTCTTATTATTatgacaaaaattttaattatatcagaGTGTGTAAATAGTAGTTTCAACATTTATTATGACAAACAtgttataaatttgtatatattacaaaagattaaaaattgattatgttttcaaataactcgTAACGAGTTATTAATTGACTAATTCTGGAggtttattttgtaatagaaagataaatatgcaaaatcatggtagagaaaaagaaaaaactaagAAAGAAATCTTTTAATGGAAATATGAAATGTACACGTAATATTTACATTGTCGTGTACTATTTTATGATGAAACTtatcttttcattaattataaagcCAGTTACGATTTCAAAGCATAATTTAATGTACATACTAAATTGTCactgaaaatgtatttatatatttattatgactTCGATGAACAGTTAAtgcttatatacatatatatcatataGTCGTATACTATTCTTCTACTTCCcctttattcaatttattttttagaatatctAGGTATCTTGGAGCTCTTGCTTCTGGGTATTTTtcgaaaaggaaactacgcagTTCACCATATTCAGCTCTTAATCTAAGTCTCACGTCGTCTTGACCTCGTTGTCGTTCCGCCTTACGTAAATGACGTACGTAATTGGGATGATTTGAAAAAGGTGATGGGCGAGGTTTCTTCCTTAAAACTATCTTTCCATTCATTACGTATTGTTTGAAATCTATAATTTCGTTTTTTGTGAGCTCTGATTTCGTTCTTGGTTTTTCTGGTGAAGCAAGTATTTTAGGGTAATAACCATTCTCTCTTCTTAATTCAACTAAATGCAATCGTTTTTCGTCTGCCATTCGTTGGTACGGTTTCTAAacatataatcattttttagacattatcttattaattaatagtgGCAACAATATGGAATTACCTCTATAAATCCATACCTGTTTTAACAAACCTACGAGGAAAGCCTTTATTATATGTTGAGGATTTGTGCATCCCTCAACTTTAGCATACATATCCTTTATACCCAATGCTTCGCAAATTACTCTAATAATACGGTGAGATATAATTCCAGAGCCCTGAGGCATCTGtctaacaaatatttttgttctccCAAACTGTGTAAAAAAATCATTAAGCACTGAAACAAagcaataatttaaattttacctACTTTGTAACtaataagaattaaaataaaatattatttacctgTATGATCATTATATCTTtgaaaatacattaatttttgtGCAGCTCTGTTTTTAGCTCTTATAACGCacggtttaaaattttttccCTTTACTGTTGCAAATCCAATGAGTCCATTTCTATTTCCAGTCAAGACTGTAACTGTATGCTTCTTTACACGGCCAAAATTATTGGTCATAATGTTTACAACTTTAAATCTTAATATCCAACTTTCGAAGCCTTCGAAactttctataataataaaagtacaaTAGCATCaacacatttttaattattataatttataaaaaaatgcagtattaataaatgttattattaaccATCATCAACAGGGTCTGGAGGTCCAATCTTTCTGCCTGCTAGGCTTGCACTAGTCCAACCTCGTTCTAATATAGATACTTTTCTATATCTTTTACTAGTAACTTTACTGTGTGGTGCAGAGGATTTAATTTCTAGGCTATCAAGAATTGGGTGTTTTTCTTGTACATTCAATTTATTGCCAGTTAGAAGCGCACTATTTAACCCAGGAAAAACCATTCCAACCTTTCCTATACCAACTTTTTGTCCTTTATTCAGGTCTTTCATTTGGGGTATACCTTTTGCTCTACCTCGCCTTCTTCCAGCATTACTAACACTAGTAACTGATTTCCATAATGCTGCGGCTGGTcctaatttaaagaaaaatgattaaatcaacaaaaattaaTCCTCGTTAGattcataattttaaaattgaaacgagcatacatacttttgttaaagaaattggtgGTGTTTCTGGTATTTTGCATTACTGGAATACTTGATTTTAATAGACCATGAGGagacactgaaaataatttcacactCGGATAAAATACATAAACAGTAACGGTTAAGTATTGATACAATTTTAAGGTTATGCAAATGAAACATAtagtaatcaaattaatttgtataagtATAATTGTTTCGTCGTACCATTGTAGTTAGCGTAGCATGTTTTTGTACAATTTGTGATTATTCCACAAATACGAATTAAATGACTTGTCATTTTaacgaaatataaatgtttgtcAATGAAGTTTATATCACGCACATTCGATGACGTAACTAtacaaacatatatttaaaacgCGTTGAAAGTGcatgaaataattctaaaagtGACTTGAAAATTTAGGTTAGTTAAGAATTATCTTTTAGGGTGTCTTAGGAAATAtacacaatttatatttaaaatcatgtattaataactttaaagcgttaatatatatactatatgatataaattcataaaatacttCTATGTAGTTTCGCGCGGTGGGAGCACGGAGAGTGAACGGTCTCCCCTTGCTTCCCAATTAAATAACGTCTTTGCCGGTTCCAGATAGAAAGAGGCAAACTATATATTACCACATTTACTATTTAGTCAACTTCGATCATTTTGCTCGATGTAGTTTTCCTATTCACCATTTTCTAGGCGTAGAGGACAGAGCAAAACCTTTGATTTTTTAaacagtcggtaattcagaacataTGACATCAAGTCCCATAAGCTTGCAATATCTATCCTTATACCTCGTCTGTGCTTGTGTGTTATCAGTAGCAGTATACTGAATCAACTTGACTTGCTTATCAATAGGCGGTGTTccaaaattgagaaaatatcaaaaattgagaaatagtTAACTTACATTAAATCACTTTTTAAATGAGTAAATACAAGGTGAAGGTATGATCGTTTTCTTTAATGTAATTTGTGAAATCATGTTTTCGATTTATCGTATAAAtgtgttatatagttgaatcaaatttttaaatcttaattttacattttgcaTGTGATATGTGACGTAATTGTTCGAAAAGGAATAGTaacatatatttctatacaccATAAATCACTCGAACTCTTTACGCGTTTAACAGGTGGTTAATAATTCTCTTcgatttggaatatttatttattcgtataaGTTTATGGAGTTGCTGTTTATAGATTGGAATAATTGGCGGTTCTGGATTGGATGATCCCCAAAATCAAATCCTTAATTGCCGAACAGTGATTACTCGAGAAGATGCCAAAAATGATTTTGGATTGCCTTCTAGCGATCTTTATCAGGGAAATATTAACGGTGTTGACGTTGTGTTATTATCAAGGTAATATTCTTCTTGcaaaaagtaatgaaatatattctaaagCATCACTGACACAAttgatatttttgatattatcattttttatttaaaagttatttttatgaaaatatttgaatttctttctataataataatgatgatgatgatgatgatgatgatgacgacgatgatgatgatcataataataataataataataataacatacaaTGATTATAATAGACATGGACCAGGTCATAAAATAAGTCCCACTGCAGTAAATTACCGTGCAAATATTGAAGCTTTACGATTAGCTGGATGTACTCACATACTTGCATCTGCAGCATGTGGTTCTTTACAAGAGTGTATACATAAAGGGCAGTTAGTTGTGCCAGACAGTtttatagatagaacaataaagaGACATGTAACTCTTTATGATGGCACCTCATCTAAGTATGCAGGTGATTTGTGTTTtctaaatgtatattttcatttataagttACACATTAACAGAAGTTGTACAATGCTTAATTACAGGTGTATGCCATATGCCAATGGAGCCAGCCTTTAGTTCAGAAATgtcgaaaatattatttgaagctGGTAAAGAACTAGAATACGATATTAGAAATGGAGGAACAGTAGCAGTTATAGAAGGACCACGTTTCTCCTCAAAAGCTGAAAGTAATGCTCTGCGTCTCTGGGGTGGAGACTTAGTTGGTATGACTACATGTCCAGAGGTAGGTTTTCAAACGGCATAAActtagtatttaaaataaatttaacagaaataagtataaataaCTTTGTTTACTAGACTCTTGTAACAACATGATTTATTACGTGACacagtatatattatttaaaacaatcatTAACTTAGGTATACCTAGCTAAAGAAGCAGGACTTTTATATGCAATTATTGCAATGGCAACAGATTATGATTGTTGGAAAAGTTGTGAAGAAACTGTTCACGCAGCTGATGTAGTAACATTGTTTAAACAAAATGTCAATAAAGTAACAAATCTGCTTGTAAgagcaattaaaattattggagAAAAGAATTGGGATAAAGAAATTGATGATTTACAGGTAAGATTTATCTGATACTGAAACAGTGTTGAGATACACAATTATATTGAattgtatttattctttcagGAACTATGTAGAAGTAGTAATGTTTCTacttaattctttttttctaatacTGTCTATAACAATTGTCCACAACTTACggttttgattaaaaattataactgacaaattgaatttttatacttttaaattaaagGTTTTgggaattatatatattattgcattcaataaataaaatagtgacAATGAAACTttgctttattatttaatatcatttatttatacaattaataaaagcAAGTTGGTATATAGCTGTCTTTTGAAGCACCGATTGTAGCTAATTAGTAAAAGGAGAATTCTAAATAgaggaaataatttttcataaatggctgttatagtaataataatttatcctACCTGGAACCCATTCTACTTTTAAAACGTATGTACAGATAAAACCTGGAAGTGTTAATGTAAACAATACACTTCAATACATGTTCATTAATTAAGGTATCATTTCAAGAGAAACAAAGACAAATAATACTTAAAGTAATATTGCATAATATACTTTCTATACACAAAGCATTTACAATACAACTTGCTCAATTATCCAATATTTAATGAAGTAATTTCACGTTGTCTCACTTCGTTTTTGTGCTGCCTtcaactaatatttaatatttcaatttggtttgttataattatgtttatacaacattaaatcattattttttggATAAATATTTGGTCTACTCCTGGAAGTGAACCGATAACAATTACAGTTAcatgaaaatcaaaataatgaaCTTTTAAACACGCAAatcatatttcacacaattaaaAAGGTATATTTTGTACACACCTGTAGTTAAGTACCTGGAGTTATAGAAGTATGTTatgtaaatgaaaagaaaatatttaaaatatagaagaaTGCTCAtctttgataattaataaaccTTATTGTCGACCATGTTTACATCGATGTTATAATACACATAGGGAAAGTAGTTATTTTGGCCAAAACCTAATCCAGCTATTTCCATGCTCTGTTTGAACATATcaataaaaaagatattaattagtTTAAAACGTGTTTATACTGAAACGGAACTGTATGTATAATAATGTCGTAGTGCAACATACATCTTGATTTGCTTGTGTAGCAGCAGACGCTGTAGCGGAGAAATCCAGATGAGC
Above is a genomic segment from Nomia melanderi isolate GNS246 chromosome 8, iyNomMela1, whole genome shotgun sequence containing:
- the pkaap gene encoding A-kinase anchoring protein pkaap isoform X2 produces the protein MFPFFKKSGQKDRPRSLQTSPTKPTSSGNLFGDVFNGDSSVQTPTGVLCSLEEEEEDEMFNGETRDMSSFSSQLSKTLPQILADKGALGYFIQFMETKNCIELIKFWLEVECLCSSFNILETQKKNVQPSNCTENANRLSNSMDNNKNFHCQVAQNNDNETDDTLFNEYVNNNGRKSNCNNMPKISQNINRSGQSKHNCKRRDMTRQDALRIYKKYIVKDTLGINQIPEDIKTEMEKALTCENIESMLWCLSAVQDIVYNILENEHINDFLRSEFNCKHQIDVLTSGNVQLTDILYNETAFFYFMEFMELENKRELLDFWMSAINYKQNLLEKKDAANPEEAQTDALIIYDKYFSLQATMSLGFSDIIRFQVEQNICHEDGEGPRPDCFDKPCKIVYNLLNKHYLPTFLSSQLYYKYLSELINTIQSSSCSSLHPRIKRAGSDCSSEVSSISINMQGSLQAGNEGRSGNNKKNISSGMNIDTRQLYDPDSLWKRNKYSLSVGYIDALGRFITEIEPDPQRKCESRLTRAVKRLVNMEQDKKYH
- the pkaap gene encoding A-kinase anchoring protein pkaap isoform X1 yields the protein MFPFFKKSGQKDRPRSLQTSPTKPTSSGNLFGDVFNGDSSVQTPTGVLCSLEEEEEDEMFNGETRDMSSFSSQLSKTLPQILADKGALGYFIQFMETKNCIELIKFWLEVECLCSSFNILETQKKNVQPSNCTENANRLSNSMDNNKNFHCQVAQNNDNETDDTLFNEYVNNNGRKSNCNNMPKISQNINRSGQSKHNCKRRDMTRQDALRIYKKYIVKDTLGINQIPEDIKTEMEKALTCENIESMLWCLSAVQDIVYNILENEHINDFLRSEFNCKHQIDVLTSGNVQLTDILYNETAFFYFMEFMELENKRELLDFWMSAINYKQNLLEKKDAANPEEAQTDALIIYDKYFSLQATMSLGFSDIIRFQVEQNICHEDGEGPRPDCFDKPCKIVYNLLNKHYLPTFLSSQLYYKYLSELINTIQSSSCSSLHPRIKRAGSDCSSEVSSISINMQGSLQAGNEGRSGNNKKNISSGMNIDTRQLYDPDSLWKRNKYSLSVGYIDALGRFITEIEPDPQRKCESRLTRAVKRLVNMEQDKAKEELAWKIAEMIVREITSLTLGASNFSS
- the pkaap gene encoding A-kinase anchoring protein pkaap isoform X3: MFPFFKKSGVLCSLEEEEEDEMFNGETRDMSSFSSQLSKTLPQILADKGALGYFIQFMETKNCIELIKFWLEVECLCSSFNILETQKKNVQPSNCTENANRLSNSMDNNKNFHCQVAQNNDNETDDTLFNEYVNNNGRKSNCNNMPKISQNINRSGQSKHNCKRRDMTRQDALRIYKKYIVKDTLGINQIPEDIKTEMEKALTCENIESMLWCLSAVQDIVYNILENEHINDFLRSEFNCKHQIDVLTSGNVQLTDILYNETAFFYFMEFMELENKRELLDFWMSAINYKQNLLEKKDAANPEEAQTDALIIYDKYFSLQATMSLGFSDIIRFQVEQNICHEDGEGPRPDCFDKPCKIVYNLLNKHYLPTFLSSQLYYKYLSELINTIQSSSCSSLHPRIKRAGSDCSSEVSSISINMQGSLQAGNEGRSGNNKKNISSGMNIDTRQLYDPDSLWKRNKYSLSVGYIDALGRFITEIEPDPQRKCESRLTRAVKRLVNMEQDKAKEELAWKIAEMIVREITSLTLGASNFSS
- the pkaap gene encoding A-kinase anchoring protein pkaap isoform X4, whose product is MFNGETRDMSSFSSQLSKTLPQILADKGALGYFIQFMETKNCIELIKFWLEVECLCSSFNILETQKKNVQPSNCTENANRLSNSMDNNKNFHCQVAQNNDNETDDTLFNEYVNNNGRKSNCNNMPKISQNINRSGQSKHNCKRRDMTRQDALRIYKKYIVKDTLGINQIPEDIKTEMEKALTCENIESMLWCLSAVQDIVYNILENEHINDFLRSEFNCKHQIDVLTSGNVQLTDILYNETAFFYFMEFMELENKRELLDFWMSAINYKQNLLEKKDAANPEEAQTDALIIYDKYFSLQATMSLGFSDIIRFQVEQNICHEDGEGPRPDCFDKPCKIVYNLLNKHYLPTFLSSQLYYKYLSELINTIQSSSCSSLHPRIKRAGSDCSSEVSSISINMQGSLQAGNEGRSGNNKKNISSGMNIDTRQLYDPDSLWKRNKYSLSVGYIDALGRFITEIEPDPQRKCESRLTRAVKRLVNMEQDKAKEELAWKIAEMIVREITSLTLGASNFSS
- the LOC116431705 gene encoding G-protein coupled receptor 143, whose protein sequence is MADPTIQTFCCHHSNRTDMAIVVMQEFNTDIYNTVCMLSSMVGILGAVYQIIPKEESNLPHRWQNFSSSRGREIIIWLAIADLLASLGVFIRSALWMNFKSIMPMEDDTSSVVFCALSSAWTQYFYMATWIWTLCYAIDMKLLLGDRSGHPTCYHAFAWICPAILTTFGLAILYIPDANCHNLTSLSTAILRILPNYCATYVLLAVVMIVNPVLYFASTRDLQTAVTCSLAQITGRERKLVQTIRLKFALTNVVYYVCWLPNLINGILLWTLWFQLPIKTIITLWYIMAVTNPLQAFFNALVYKRWGKREKFRLECCQKLGSFNISQITKTDTGVRLTESSPLLDPKFGCPPHTSINGSSSF